Proteins from one Listeria innocua genomic window:
- a CDS encoding MATE family efflux transporter has product MKHSDNYYLTKASIPKAIAHLSIPMMLGMSVGVIYNIINTFFIGLLHDTSMLTAVTLGLPMFTILMAIGNMFGVGGGTYISRLLGKEDGIKAKQVSAFVLYGSLVLGIICAIILGFLINPVTHFLGADATSFLHTKNYTLVLLICSPFIIANFALEQVVRAEGASRISMNGMLIGTLVNLVFDPLLILYFNFNVVGAAVSIGLASTVSLIYYAWYLEKKSDYLSIRFKWFKATKEIVQNVFKIGVSELLLSLFLIVTTLVLNHYSMIYGEGVVAGFGVALRVVQLPEFICMGLYMGIIPLLAYNFSAGNIARFEKAIRFTAVSIGLIVLVISSFVFIFRFQVMHLFSENQSVISLGVHIMVAMLISSLFSGFTGLFTSTFQAIGKAIPATIMSVSQGIIFIPVIILGQHYFGLIGVIWSLTTTEILTCLIGVILFTIHNIKIASSAKTKDLAV; this is encoded by the coding sequence ATGAAACACTCAGATAACTATTATTTAACAAAAGCGAGCATTCCTAAAGCGATTGCTCACTTATCTATTCCAATGATGCTTGGGATGTCCGTTGGGGTCATTTATAATATTATCAATACATTCTTTATAGGGTTGTTGCATGATACGTCGATGTTAACAGCTGTGACACTCGGTTTACCAATGTTTACGATTTTAATGGCTATTGGGAATATGTTTGGTGTTGGCGGCGGGACGTACATTTCTCGTTTACTAGGGAAAGAAGACGGGATTAAGGCGAAGCAAGTATCGGCTTTTGTTTTATATGGAAGTTTGGTTTTAGGTATTATATGCGCGATTATATTAGGCTTTTTAATTAATCCAGTTACTCATTTTCTAGGAGCAGACGCGACAAGTTTTTTACACACGAAAAATTATACATTGGTGCTTCTAATTTGTAGTCCTTTTATTATTGCTAACTTTGCTTTAGAGCAAGTCGTTCGGGCGGAGGGAGCTTCTCGTATTTCTATGAATGGGATGCTTATTGGTACGCTTGTAAATTTAGTGTTTGATCCACTGCTTATTTTGTATTTTAATTTTAACGTTGTAGGTGCTGCAGTTTCAATTGGACTTGCAAGTACGGTTTCACTTATTTATTATGCCTGGTATTTGGAGAAAAAAAGTGACTATTTATCCATTCGGTTTAAATGGTTTAAAGCAACGAAAGAAATCGTTCAAAATGTTTTTAAAATTGGCGTTTCAGAACTACTTTTATCATTATTCTTGATTGTTACTACACTTGTTTTAAATCATTATTCGATGATTTACGGGGAAGGCGTTGTTGCAGGTTTTGGGGTGGCACTACGAGTAGTTCAGTTACCAGAGTTTATTTGTATGGGGCTCTATATGGGAATTATTCCACTCTTAGCATATAACTTTAGTGCGGGAAATATTGCACGGTTTGAAAAAGCGATTCGGTTTACAGCTGTTAGTATTGGCTTGATTGTGCTTGTGATTTCTAGTTTTGTATTTATCTTCCGTTTCCAAGTGATGCATTTATTTAGTGAAAATCAAAGTGTTATATCACTTGGGGTGCATATTATGGTTGCGATGCTGATTTCTTCTCTATTCAGTGGTTTTACTGGTCTCTTTACGAGTACTTTTCAAGCGATTGGGAAAGCTATTCCGGCTACGATTATGTCTGTTTCACAAGGAATTATTTTTATCCCAGTGATTATTTTGGGACAACATTATTTTGGTCTAATAGGCGTGATTTGGTCTTTAACAACAACAGAAATTCTTACTTGTTTAATCGGTGTGATTCTATTCACAATCCATAATATTAAAATAGCCAGTAGCGCAAAAACTAAAGACTTGGCTGTTTAA
- a CDS encoding LytTR family DNA-binding domain-containing protein produces MNFHVKQNNNLAIGEVDIYCHPNNLEEVTKIVMGLEEQTEKISVKKDGVTYLIAKRKILYFEAVESKIFVYTEKDVYETTWKLYELEEKFKDSSFFRCSKSMILNIEWIEKIAPGFHGKFEASLFNREKVIISRQYAKILKQKLNLGGKGK; encoded by the coding sequence ATGAATTTCCATGTAAAGCAAAATAATAATTTAGCGATTGGCGAAGTAGACATATATTGCCACCCAAATAATCTGGAAGAAGTAACTAAAATAGTGATGGGGCTAGAAGAGCAAACCGAGAAAATCTCTGTCAAAAAAGACGGAGTGACATATTTAATCGCTAAAAGAAAAATTTTATATTTTGAGGCTGTAGAAAGTAAAATTTTTGTGTATACAGAAAAAGACGTATATGAAACTACTTGGAAGTTATACGAGTTGGAAGAAAAATTTAAAGATAGCTCCTTTTTCAGGTGTTCGAAATCCATGATTTTAAATATCGAATGGATTGAAAAAATTGCGCCTGGCTTCCACGGGAAATTTGAAGCTAGCCTTTTTAATAGAGAAAAAGTGATTATTTCTAGGCAATATGCCAAAATCTTAAAGCAAAAATTAAACTTGGGAGGGAAGGGCAAATGA
- a CDS encoding glutathione peroxidase: MNVHDFSEKAMNGKEIALSDYKGKVLLIVNTASKCGLTPQLEGLEKMYKKLGGDNFEILGFPCNQFLRQDPGSDEEILEFCQMNYGVTFQMFSKIKVKGKDAAPLYKYLTEQTGGKKVEWNFAKFLIDENGEVVERFPSKMKPEEFEDKVEALVAAVK; the protein is encoded by the coding sequence ATGAATGTCCATGATTTTTCTGAAAAAGCAATGAATGGTAAAGAAATAGCATTAAGTGACTATAAAGGCAAAGTTTTACTCATTGTCAACACAGCGAGCAAATGTGGTTTAACACCTCAACTGGAAGGTCTTGAAAAAATGTATAAAAAACTTGGCGGAGATAACTTTGAAATCCTTGGTTTCCCGTGCAATCAGTTTTTACGTCAAGATCCTGGTAGTGACGAAGAGATTTTAGAATTTTGTCAAATGAATTACGGCGTGACTTTCCAAATGTTCTCTAAAATTAAAGTGAAAGGCAAAGACGCTGCCCCACTTTATAAATATTTAACTGAACAAACTGGAGGCAAAAAAGTTGAATGGAACTTTGCCAAATTCCTCATTGATGAAAATGGCGAAGTTGTTGAACGTTTCCCATCAAAAATGAAACCAGAAGAGTTTGAGGACAAAGTTGAAGCGCTTGTTGCAGCAGTAAAATAA
- a CDS encoding ABC transporter permease — translation MISRNLKIYFRDRTAVFMSLLTILIIIGLYAIFLGNNMEEMFKQASGKTIGIQELVNTWVIAGILSITPVTVSLAVFSLKVHDEEESIARSFAITPASRWRIVASYIVSGLVASFVLSIITLFVGEMYIWLTGGAFLPLESWVSLIGIILINVLCCSSIMFFIASLVKKASAFSSVSTIVGTVIGFIAGIYLPIGSLPAAVQSAMKCFPFTYGASTIREIMTKEPLQQVFAGNTEAMDATKEMIGITIYWGDKTVTTGVSLLILSVFAVLFGILSVVLMKRQTK, via the coding sequence ATGATTAGTCGTAATTTAAAAATCTATTTTCGTGATAGAACTGCGGTATTTATGTCGTTACTCACGATTTTAATTATTATCGGACTCTATGCCATTTTTTTAGGAAATAATATGGAAGAAATGTTTAAACAGGCTTCTGGAAAAACGATTGGAATACAGGAATTAGTGAATACGTGGGTAATTGCGGGGATTTTGTCTATTACGCCGGTCACTGTTTCTTTAGCTGTTTTCTCATTAAAAGTGCACGATGAAGAGGAGAGCATTGCTAGAAGTTTTGCAATAACTCCAGCTTCCAGATGGCGAATTGTCGCAAGCTACATCGTTAGTGGTTTAGTTGCTTCATTTGTTTTGTCAATTATCACTCTTTTTGTTGGTGAAATGTACATCTGGTTAACAGGAGGAGCGTTTTTACCGCTTGAAAGTTGGGTTAGTTTAATCGGCATTATTTTAATTAATGTTCTATGTTGTAGTAGCATTATGTTTTTTATCGCAAGCCTAGTGAAAAAAGCGAGCGCCTTTAGTTCGGTTTCGACTATTGTTGGAACTGTTATCGGTTTTATTGCTGGAATTTATTTGCCGATTGGTTCGCTTCCTGCTGCGGTTCAATCGGCGATGAAATGTTTTCCTTTCACATACGGGGCGTCTACTATTCGTGAAATCATGACAAAAGAGCCTTTACAACAAGTTTTCGCAGGTAATACTGAGGCGATGGATGCGACAAAAGAAATGATTGGTATTACTATTTATTGGGGTGATAAAACAGTAACGACAGGAGTAAGTTTGCTGATTTTAAGCGTCTTTGCAGTGCTTTTTGGCATTTTATCTGTCGTCTTAATGAAACGACAAACAAAATAA
- a CDS encoding peptide chain release factor 3: protein MSQDLQKEVASRKTFAIISHPDAGKTTITEQLLLFGGVIRSAGTVKGKKSGKFATSDWMEIEKQRGISVTSSVMQFDYNGSRINILDTPGHSDFSEDTYRTLMAVDSAVMVIDAAKGIEAQTLKLFKVCRMRGIPIFTFINKMDRQGKMPLELLAELEEVLGIESYPMNWPIGMGKELAGLYDRYHRVIEQYRSEEDERFLPLGEDGDLKEAHAIQKSLYYDQALEEIMLLDEAGNDFSRERIIAGEQTPVFFGSALTNFGVETFLRTFVDFAPSPSSHESNEGVIEADNPKFSGFIFKIQANMNPAHRDRIAFIRICSGEFERGMNVTLTRTGKSMKLANSTQFMADDRETVNRAVAGDIIGLYDTGNYQIGDTITNGSKKLEFEKLPQFTPELFMRVYAKNVMKQKHFHKGVEQLVQEGAIQLFKTWRTEEYIIGAVGQLQFEVFEHRMRGEYNSEIRMEPIGKKIARWVKEEDADEKLSTARSMLVKDRFDQPLFLFENEFAINWFNDKNPDIELTSLL, encoded by the coding sequence ATGAGTCAAGATTTGCAAAAAGAAGTTGCTTCACGCAAAACGTTTGCGATTATTTCTCACCCGGATGCTGGGAAAACGACGATTACTGAGCAATTACTATTATTCGGTGGCGTTATCCGTTCAGCTGGGACTGTAAAGGGAAAGAAATCTGGCAAGTTTGCGACAAGTGACTGGATGGAAATTGAAAAACAACGTGGAATCTCGGTAACGAGTTCTGTGATGCAGTTTGATTATAATGGTTCAAGAATTAATATTTTGGATACACCGGGGCACTCTGACTTCAGTGAAGATACGTACCGGACCTTAATGGCGGTTGATAGTGCTGTCATGGTTATTGATGCTGCGAAAGGTATCGAAGCCCAAACGCTAAAACTGTTTAAAGTTTGTCGGATGCGCGGAATTCCAATTTTTACTTTTATTAATAAAATGGACCGTCAAGGAAAAATGCCACTAGAACTACTTGCTGAATTAGAAGAAGTTTTGGGTATTGAATCTTATCCAATGAACTGGCCAATTGGTATGGGAAAAGAATTAGCTGGACTTTATGACCGCTATCATCGCGTTATTGAGCAATATCGCTCAGAAGAAGATGAACGTTTCTTACCACTTGGGGAAGATGGAGATTTGAAGGAAGCACACGCTATTCAAAAATCACTTTATTACGATCAAGCATTGGAAGAAATTATGCTGTTAGACGAAGCGGGAAATGACTTTAGTCGGGAACGCATTATTGCGGGTGAGCAAACACCAGTATTTTTCGGAAGTGCCTTAACTAACTTTGGGGTAGAAACTTTCTTACGTACATTTGTTGATTTTGCGCCATCTCCTTCAAGCCATGAATCGAATGAAGGTGTGATTGAAGCTGATAATCCGAAGTTCTCTGGCTTTATTTTTAAAATCCAAGCGAACATGAACCCTGCTCACCGGGACCGGATTGCTTTTATTCGAATTTGTTCAGGCGAATTTGAACGCGGCATGAACGTTACATTAACGCGAACTGGGAAAAGTATGAAGCTTGCGAACTCAACGCAGTTTATGGCGGATGACCGGGAAACTGTTAATCGTGCGGTAGCTGGTGATATTATCGGTTTGTACGACACGGGTAATTACCAAATTGGCGATACGATAACGAATGGCAGTAAAAAACTCGAATTTGAAAAACTTCCTCAGTTTACACCCGAATTATTTATGCGTGTTTATGCAAAAAATGTAATGAAGCAAAAACACTTTCATAAAGGCGTAGAGCAACTTGTTCAAGAAGGTGCGATTCAATTATTTAAAACGTGGCGTACGGAAGAATACATTATTGGGGCTGTTGGTCAGTTGCAATTTGAAGTATTCGAACACAGAATGCGCGGCGAATATAATTCTGAAATCCGGATGGAGCCAATCGGTAAAAAAATCGCTCGTTGGGTGAAAGAAGAAGATGCGGATGAAAAACTATCTACCGCTAGAAGTATGCTAGTGAAAGACCGTTTTGACCAACCGCTATTCTTATTCGAAAATGAATTCGCGATTAATTGGTTTAATGATAAAAATCCAGATATTGAGTTAACTTCATTACTATAA
- a CDS encoding MarR family winged helix-turn-helix transcriptional regulator — MRREKTMDTLIRSIMIKSKRKMDAKVAQFGLTTQQARVLGFLNDNAANEIIQKDLQRIFQTRGASITSLIQGLEKKQLISRKPSLRDGREKVVTLTKEGKDIVDEFNASFPREDDKAKKILSADEYKTFIELLSKIDDQTD; from the coding sequence GTGAGAAGAGAGAAGACGATGGATACATTAATTCGTTCTATTATGATTAAATCCAAGCGAAAAATGGACGCAAAAGTAGCTCAGTTTGGGCTGACAACACAACAAGCAAGAGTTCTGGGATTTTTAAATGATAATGCTGCAAATGAAATAATCCAAAAAGATCTTCAGCGAATCTTCCAAACACGTGGCGCAAGTATCACTAGCCTCATTCAAGGACTCGAGAAAAAACAATTAATTTCACGCAAACCAAGCCTTCGTGATGGCCGAGAAAAAGTCGTTACGTTAACAAAAGAAGGCAAAGATATTGTGGATGAATTTAATGCCTCTTTCCCACGAGAAGATGATAAAGCGAAGAAAATCCTTTCCGCTGACGAGTATAAAACCTTTATTGAACTACTTAGTAAAATTGACGATCAGACAGATTAA
- a CDS encoding DUF3021 family protein, with the protein MSAKLIQFIQSACIIFTAAIITMICSYISTGESETIAIRDIFTMLGFSVITTFVQQLLFNNSIKTKFAFYVRLLVFFFFISAAILGLGWLFDWYHSLTGFMIIFGFICVTFLVMHLFFSFRDAKFSNEINQKLAEMRERETK; encoded by the coding sequence ATGAGCGCAAAATTAATTCAATTTATTCAATCAGCGTGTATTATTTTCACAGCTGCAATTATCACGATGATTTGTTCCTATATCTCAACTGGAGAATCTGAAACGATAGCTATTCGCGATATTTTTACTATGCTAGGTTTTAGTGTTATTACTACTTTTGTTCAGCAATTACTTTTCAATAATTCGATAAAAACGAAATTTGCTTTTTATGTCCGTTTACTTGTTTTTTTCTTTTTTATTAGCGCAGCAATTTTAGGTCTTGGTTGGTTGTTTGATTGGTATCATTCATTAACTGGATTTATGATTATTTTTGGCTTTATTTGCGTGACTTTTCTTGTAATGCATCTGTTTTTCAGTTTTAGAGATGCGAAATTTAGTAATGAAATTAACCAAAAACTAGCAGAAATGCGAGAAAGGGAGACAAAATGA
- a CDS encoding M42 family metallopeptidase produces MSYEPNTTQTMQKIKELTSIPSPTGNTGQIIEKLVRDLEASNIPYKLNNKGGLIVTLPGKDDSKHRMLTAHVDTLGAMVKEIKADGRLLLTLIGGYRFNAIEGEYCTIETSEGDLYSGTILMHQTSVHVYKDAGTAERNDKNMEVRLDVKALDADKVRALGIEVGDFVSFDPRVQIINDEYIKSRHLDDKASVAILLQLINHIHENKLELPHTTHFLISNNEEIGYGGNSNIPAETVEYLAVDMGALGDGQTSDEYTVSICAKDGSGPYHLGLRKHLVELAKKNNIDYKVDIYPFYASDASAAINSGNDIVHGLIGPGIDASHAYERTHRDSLYHTEKLVYAYLFSNILK; encoded by the coding sequence TTGAGTTACGAACCAAATACAACACAAACGATGCAAAAAATTAAAGAGTTAACTTCTATCCCTAGTCCGACAGGGAACACAGGGCAAATCATTGAAAAACTAGTGAGGGATTTAGAAGCTTCTAACATCCCATATAAATTGAACAATAAAGGCGGATTAATTGTAACTCTACCAGGAAAAGATGACTCCAAACATCGTATGCTAACGGCACATGTTGATACGTTAGGCGCGATGGTAAAAGAAATCAAAGCAGATGGAAGATTACTATTAACTTTAATTGGTGGCTATCGTTTTAATGCGATTGAAGGCGAATATTGTACGATTGAAACTAGCGAAGGCGATTTATATAGCGGAACAATTCTTATGCATCAAACCTCCGTTCACGTATATAAAGACGCTGGTACGGCTGAACGCAATGATAAAAATATGGAAGTTCGTTTAGACGTAAAAGCGCTAGATGCTGACAAAGTTCGCGCTCTTGGAATAGAAGTTGGTGATTTTGTTTCCTTTGATCCACGCGTCCAAATTATTAATGATGAGTATATTAAATCTCGCCATTTGGATGATAAAGCAAGTGTCGCGATTTTATTACAACTCATTAACCATATTCATGAAAATAAATTAGAGCTACCACATACAACTCATTTCCTTATCTCTAATAATGAAGAAATTGGTTATGGTGGTAATTCAAATATCCCAGCTGAAACAGTGGAATATTTAGCTGTCGACATGGGAGCGCTTGGTGATGGTCAAACTTCTGATGAATACACTGTTTCTATTTGTGCTAAAGATGGCAGTGGTCCTTATCATCTAGGTTTGCGCAAACATTTAGTTGAATTAGCTAAGAAGAATAATATTGATTATAAAGTAGACATTTATCCGTTTTATGCATCAGATGCGAGTGCGGCGATTAACTCTGGTAATGACATCGTTCATGGTTTAATTGGCCCGGGAATTGATGCTAGCCATGCATACGAACGAACACACCGCGATTCACTCTATCATACAGAAAAATTAGTTTATGCTTATTTATTTTCGAATATATTGAAATAG
- a CDS encoding ABC transporter ATP-binding protein has translation MIKLTNVVKTFGKVEAVKGINLEVEKGSLFAFLGENGAGKSTTLSMICTESEPTSGEIFIDDEKLTFKNRKNFRQKLGVVFQENVLDDLLTVRENLYNRASLYGKTKAEITERLELVSSIMGIEDILNRRFEKLSGGQKRRAEIARAIMHDPEILLLDEPTTGLDPKTRVSVWKIIDYLREEFGMTVFLTTHYLEEAKDADQLAVIHKGNIIAQGTPANIRSRFSVDKIFFYDANVEELQVIIEKANLPYKVSKGTIRVDVIDENIGILAILNQAAGLYSSFEVIKGNLDDAFISMIKEDSND, from the coding sequence ATGATAAAATTAACGAATGTAGTTAAAACGTTTGGAAAAGTAGAAGCAGTTAAAGGCATTAATTTAGAAGTTGAAAAAGGTTCGTTGTTTGCTTTCTTAGGTGAGAATGGGGCGGGGAAATCGACTACGCTTAGCATGATTTGCACAGAAAGCGAGCCAACATCTGGAGAAATTTTTATTGACGATGAAAAATTGACCTTTAAAAATAGGAAAAATTTCAGACAAAAGTTGGGCGTTGTTTTTCAAGAAAACGTGTTGGACGATTTACTTACCGTGCGTGAGAATCTGTATAATCGTGCCAGTTTATATGGAAAAACAAAAGCGGAAATTACCGAACGTTTAGAGCTTGTTTCTTCTATTATGGGAATTGAGGATATCTTAAATCGCCGTTTTGAAAAACTATCAGGGGGACAAAAACGCCGAGCTGAAATTGCTAGGGCTATTATGCATGATCCAGAAATTTTACTACTCGATGAACCGACTACTGGGCTGGATCCGAAAACTCGAGTGAGCGTTTGGAAGATTATTGATTATTTGCGAGAAGAATTCGGCATGACGGTGTTTTTAACGACGCATTATTTAGAAGAAGCGAAGGACGCGGATCAGCTGGCAGTTATTCATAAGGGGAATATTATCGCTCAAGGCACCCCCGCTAATATTAGAAGTCGTTTTTCAGTAGATAAAATCTTTTTTTACGATGCAAATGTGGAAGAACTTCAGGTAATTATTGAAAAGGCAAATTTACCTTATAAAGTGTCAAAAGGAACGATACGTGTTGACGTAATAGATGAAAATATCGGAATTTTGGCTATTTTGAATCAAGCAGCGGGACTTTATAGTTCTTTTGAAGTAATAAAAGGAAATCTTGATGATGCATTTATCTCGATGATTAAGGAGGATTCAAATGATTAG